One stretch of Armigeres subalbatus isolate Guangzhou_Male chromosome 2, GZ_Asu_2, whole genome shotgun sequence DNA includes these proteins:
- the LOC134212222 gene encoding cilia- and flagella-associated protein 206, translating into MISNHLKTYLLEPNTNLKPLFYEIVKQCERKNIRYDKHLVTFVMNLVSLDPQFEIYMETLSADRLNHDDFVEECVRRLSEDRSPALITLKMQLYFLENFFNRDDVVEKHMRNLQLKTAHLLKEITENDVITKDEQEEIFNKIIIDIVLHMGLGNPDNKDVINETMKALNSVMSRSDKAKFVTLDRKDRLLALKDIREIVCGIRIFNKHAGNSTNGMSDLPRVLDQSHESTKSILQITLCEIMDKVNLLTSALNSSIAYDLRNRTIVTLLPENISGDDLDNLKDLLVMYRQHEVYTRKLIDELALIKFNIDTCNQEYNSKLVKIHESVQYRTAIPTDRVFPKFSELTRIWLQFQNYIYLLSEINQISNTLTNLTERCLSFDDLAYRLLGECQIHTDVDRLNKTTGKRLLMSVENECEVVPYSQGMKVELLKFCVWHLAEANGVLMPGNTDMGVCQHQKDFYAFNIPEAAVFFDEDPDKYVFKVVTIARKKIQLIAFLDLFYKVQTAYNSHSREVFRIKAPITCEQEIQTELHPVPSNIDRQYRWNIWDLRREAIDLTNMRMKRTSSCQTVKAKQTQVYLPKNQGTQTKVNRSTETEQRRQRIKNPETAPSPLQVYNMTVEDFSSATYNRIK; encoded by the exons ATGATTTCCAACCATTTGAAAACCTATCTGCTAGAACCCAACACCAATCTCAAACCCCTATTCTACGAAATTGTTAAGCAATGCGAACGAAAGAATATTCGATACGATAAGCATTTGGTCACATTCGTCATGAACCTGGTCAGTCTGGATCCACAGTTTGAGATCTACATGGAAACGTTGAGCGCCGATCGACTGAATCACGACGACTTTGTGGAGGAATGTGTGAGACGATTATCAG AGGATCGTTCGCCGGCATTGATAACACTCAAAATGCAACTTTACtttctggagaatttcttcAACCGCGATGACGTCGTGGAGAAACATATGAGAAATTTGCAGCTGAAAACGGCTCATTTACTGAAAGAAATCACCGAGAACGACGTCATCACCAAGGACGAACAGGAGGAAATATTCAACAAAATTATAATCGACATCGTCTTGCACATGGGGTTGGGTAACCCCGACAACAAGGACGTTATCAACGAAACAATGAAGGCATTGAACTCTGTCATGTCCCGCAGTGATAAAGCCAAGTTCGTTACCCTGGACAGAAAGGACCGGCTGTTAGCGCTTAAGGATATACGGGAGATCGTTTGTGGGATTCGAATATTTAACAAGCATGCGGGAAACTCCACTAATGGGATGTCGGATC TTCCAAGAGTTTTGGACCAGTCTCACGAATCAACCAAATCCATCCTTCAAATCACCCTCTGCGAAATAATGGACAAAGTTAACCTTCTCACAAGTGCTTTGAATTCCTCGATTGCGTATGACTTGAGAAATCGTACGATCGTCACTCTGCTACCGGAGAACATCTCAGGGGACGACTTGGATAACCTCAAAGATTTGTTGGTGATGTATCGTCAGCATGAAGTGTACACCCGTAAGCTGATCGACGAGTTAGCTCTGATTAAGTTCAACATCGACACTTGCAATCAGGAGTACAACAGCAAGCTGGTGAAAATTCACGAATCAGTTCAATATCGAACGGCCATTCCTACGGATCGAGTATTT CCAAAATTTTCTGAACTGACCCGTATCTGGCTCCAGTTCCAAAACTACATCTATCTGTTGTCGgaaatcaaccaaataagcaaTACGCTCACTAATTTGACCGAGCGATGTCTCAGTTTCGACGATTTGGCTTATCGGTTGCTGGGTGAATGCCAGATCCATACCGATGTTGACCGACTGAACAAAACCACCGGCAAGCGGTTGCTTATGAGTGTTGAAAATGAATGTGAAGTTGTTCCGTATTCACAGGGAATGAAG GTCGAACTATTGAAGTTTTGCGTATGGCATTTGGCTGAGGCTAATGGTGTATTGATGCCAGGCAATACCGACATGGGAGTATGCCAGCATCAGAAAGACTTCTATGCGTTCAATATTCCTGAGGCAGCGGTCTTTTTCGACGAGGATCCAGATAA GTACGTTTTCAAAGTTGTGACTATTGCTCGGAAAAAGATTCAACTAATTGCCTTCCTGGACTTATTCTACAAAGTTCAAACAGCCTACAATTCGCACAGTAGAGAAGTCTTTCGTATCAAGGCACCTATTACTTGCGAACAGGAAATTCAAACTGAGCTCCACCCAGTGCCGTCCAACATCGATAGACAGTACCGCTGGAACATTTGGGATCTACGTCGTGAAGCAATTGACCTAACGAACATGCGTATGAAACGGACCAGTTCTTGTCAGACTGTCAAAGCTAAACAAACGCAAGTATACTTGCCAAAGAATCAGGGAACGCAAACAAAAGTTAATCGGTCTACCGAGACAGAACAACGGCGACAACGTATTAAGAACCCCGAAACAGCCCCGTCACCTCTTCAGGTTTACAATATGACAGTCGAAGATTTTAGCTCGGCAACTTATAATCGCATTAAATAA